TGCCCTGCAACGGCATCACGTGCGCCGGCTCCTGATCGTCGACGGCCAGGACCATTTCCAGGGCCTCTTGACCCAGACCGGCATCGTCCGGACCCTGCGGCGGGAGTACGTCGAGCGGCTCAAGAGCGTCATCAATAAGCAGACCGAGATCATCGACGAATCAGAGGCCAAGTATCGGGTCCTGGTGGACGCCGTCCAGGTGGGCATCGTCATCGCGGTCGAGCAGGAGGTCCTGTTCACCAACCCCACGTTCCGGCAGCTGGTGGCCCTGCCGGACTCCGAGATCCTGGGCCAGAACCTCCTGGGCTTCCTGCATCCGGAAGACGCCGCCATCCTCGGCTCGGCCCTGGAGAGCGTGAAGACCGCCGGCCGGCCGGAGCCGGGGCTGGAGCTGCGCTTCCGCAACCGTCTGGGCGAGACCCGCTTCGTGGATGCCAATCTGGTGCGCATCACCTTCGACGGCCGGCCGGCTGTCCTGGCGACCCTCAAGGACATCACCCGCCGCCGCCAGCACGAGGAGGAGATCCGCCGGCTGATCATCACCGACGAGCTGACCGGCATCTTCAACCACCGCCATTTCCTGCGGGAGCTGGATCGGGAGATCGACCGGGGCAACCGTTACCAGGGCACCTTCTCCCTCCTGTTCGCCGATATCGACAATTTCAAGCAGTTCAACGACACCTTCGGCCACCTGCAGGGCGACCAGCTCCTGCGGGCGATCGCCCTTCTTTTGCAGAAGGGGGTGCGGGGCACCGATCAGGCCTTCCGCTACGGGGGCGAGGAGTTCACCATCCTGATGCCGGCCACCCCCCTGCGCCAGGCGGCCTTCCTGGCGGAGCGCCTGTGCCGGAGCGTCGCCGCCACCCCCTTCCGGGCGCTCAAGGCCGGGCAGGTGCAGGAGATCACCCGGACGCTGTCCATCGGG
This sequence is a window from Thermodesulfobacteriota bacterium. Protein-coding genes within it:
- a CDS encoding diguanylate cyclase, whose protein sequence is MQEPAIKDVMTRTVVTVSEDSPLEQALEQIAVQRISCVVVVRHRRPVGILTERDVVHLTHRRVPLHTAVDQVMTTTLTRIEEEESVLEAASLMEAHHHRRLLVTDRRGHFRGLITQSNIIQALGPHFEVCRHQVAALMTRSVFILHKETPTAAAVEEMVLKDISCVVILEDRRPVGIFTERDLANLAYRRVEWRTLPLDEVMSRPVITVQGDTTMLDAIGALQRHHVRRLLIVDGQDHFQGLLTQTGIVRTLRREYVERLKSVINKQTEIIDESEAKYRVLVDAVQVGIVIAVEQEVLFTNPTFRQLVALPDSEILGQNLLGFLHPEDAAILGSALESVKTAGRPEPGLELRFRNRLGETRFVDANLVRITFDGRPAVLATLKDITRRRQHEEEIRRLIITDELTGIFNHRHFLRELDREIDRGNRYQGTFSLLFADIDNFKQFNDTFGHLQGDQLLRAIALLLQKGVRGTDQAFRYGGEEFTILMPATPLRQAAFLAERLCRSVAATPFRALKAGQVQEITRTLSIGVAEFTPGVDAGQMISRADQAMYLAKERGKNRVECYSHDGH